One region of Vescimonas fastidiosa genomic DNA includes:
- a CDS encoding ABC transporter permease, whose product MFSNLILRNSHRSRKENGLFFSSLVISIVAFYMILSISTQDVMLFLQKMESDAVDKLLLLIPAFYGMTLGILFFLIYFACKYQFERRRHEFGVYLMLGMRRSKLFGMLLAEDFLTSILAMLIGLPVAVVLSEIVSLVTAKLVGMGIIGHQFSLSWSAIEWTLAGFLAIKLTALLILSGRISRQEIGTLLSQPTNRPKKQMPSVIYGLAAICGSVMLAVAYYMAIQGIAWTKVSMMGLTLLLGIVGTMLLFYGMRALIALIVKKGKGNKQLHVFTFRQIQENVIHQSTSMAISSLLILAALCCFGAGVGIAGTNSLSSGHVIDYTFEDHTAEDSSQVLPNIKAALKENGLENQFSELFEMRVGRIRTTEDYDNAYSMDAVMDSLRSLPQSEDRDVLLNNLGYATYPYLICLSDYNRLLELSGKPALQLGEKEAAVYIDTEFTTVSRTAMLNQVLAGQPKVELDGSPIHLTGEVQSVNLVTDRSITLSFALILPDEAFLYYSQGMYDTYVNAVLSEQALDGNSLMTAYLDLNEKLDETGIEYESYLQNIGRQLFYTIASSYITLYLAIVFLVVANTIVGVQFLMSQQKTGRRYQTLIRLGATYETLCQSAGKQITWFMGLPVLVAAVSSLFGVRALFTGILSSRTRGTVSAMLLVSAAMILLLCVIEYIYMRVVKRSSDRYLLTLMQPQREE is encoded by the coding sequence ATGTTCTCTAATCTCATTCTTCGGAACAGCCACCGCAGCCGAAAGGAAAACGGTCTGTTTTTCAGCTCCCTGGTGATTTCTATTGTTGCCTTTTACATGATTCTTTCCATCTCCACTCAAGATGTGATGCTCTTTTTGCAGAAAATGGAGAGTGACGCAGTTGACAAACTCCTGCTTCTGATTCCTGCGTTTTATGGGATGACCCTCGGTATTCTGTTCTTTTTGATCTATTTTGCCTGCAAGTATCAGTTCGAGCGCAGACGGCATGAGTTTGGTGTTTATCTAATGTTGGGGATGCGTAGAAGTAAACTGTTTGGTATGCTTCTGGCGGAAGATTTCCTGACCAGTATTCTTGCCATGCTCATAGGCTTACCTGTGGCTGTGGTGCTTTCAGAAATTGTCAGTCTTGTCACCGCCAAGCTGGTAGGCATGGGGATCATCGGTCATCAGTTTTCTTTATCCTGGTCTGCAATTGAATGGACGCTGGCAGGATTTCTGGCAATTAAGCTGACGGCACTTCTGATTTTGAGTGGACGAATCAGCCGCCAGGAGATCGGTACTTTGCTATCCCAGCCAACGAACCGCCCCAAAAAGCAAATGCCATCTGTTATCTATGGACTGGCTGCTATATGCGGAAGTGTGATGTTGGCAGTGGCTTACTACATGGCGATTCAGGGAATTGCATGGACAAAGGTAAGTATGATGGGACTGACTTTGCTGTTGGGCATAGTTGGTACGATGCTGCTTTTCTATGGGATGCGTGCGCTGATTGCTTTGATTGTTAAGAAAGGAAAAGGAAATAAGCAGCTTCATGTATTTACCTTCCGGCAGATTCAGGAGAATGTTATTCATCAGTCAACCTCCATGGCCATCAGCTCCCTGCTGATTCTGGCGGCGCTGTGTTGTTTTGGTGCGGGCGTAGGAATTGCAGGAACGAATAGCCTGTCTTCTGGCCATGTAATCGACTATACTTTTGAAGATCATACTGCAGAAGATTCATCGCAGGTTCTTCCGAATATAAAGGCAGCCCTGAAAGAAAACGGTTTGGAAAATCAATTTTCAGAGCTTTTTGAAATGAGGGTTGGGCGTATTCGCACCACAGAAGATTATGATAATGCCTACAGCATGGACGCTGTTATGGACTCTCTTCGGAGCCTGCCCCAGTCGGAAGACCGGGATGTCCTTCTGAACAATCTTGGTTATGCCACATACCCATATTTGATTTGTTTATCGGACTATAATCGTTTGTTGGAATTGTCCGGCAAACCGGCTCTCCAATTAGGCGAAAAGGAGGCCGCTGTCTATATTGATACAGAGTTTACTACGGTAAGTCGTACCGCAATGCTGAACCAAGTATTGGCCGGACAGCCCAAGGTGGAACTGGATGGTAGTCCGATTCATCTTACAGGAGAGGTTCAGTCTGTGAATTTGGTCACGGACCGTTCTATAACCTTGTCCTTTGCATTGATTCTTCCGGATGAAGCATTCCTATATTATAGCCAGGGAATGTATGATACCTATGTCAATGCGGTGCTCAGTGAGCAGGCTCTGGATGGAAATAGCCTTATGACTGCATATTTGGATTTGAACGAGAAGCTGGACGAAACTGGCATTGAATATGAAAGCTATCTTCAGAATATAGGTCGTCAGCTTTTCTACACCATAGCATCCAGTTATATTACCCTCTATCTTGCGATTGTTTTCCTGGTAGTTGCCAACACCATCGTGGGTGTTCAGTTCCTGATGAGTCAGCAGAAAACCGGGCGCAGATACCAGACCCTGATCCGCCTGGGAGCTACTTACGAAACCCTTTGCCAGTCTGCTGGAAAGCAAATTACCTGGTTTATGGGACTTCCTGTATTGGTTGCGGCTGTCAGCAGTCTGTTTGGAGTCAGGGCGTTATTTACAGGGATACTCTCGTCCCGAACCCGTGGGACAGTGTCTGCAATGCTGCTTGTATCTGCTGCTATGATTTTACTACTTTGCGTGATAGAATATATTTATATGAGAGTGGTCAAGCGCTCCAGTGATCGGTATTTGCTGACACTGATGCAGCCGCAGAGAGAAGAATAA
- a CDS encoding tyrosine-type recombinase/integrase: MPRKSNTRAAQGAGSIRQRADSTWEARFVAGHDPGTGKPIRKSVYAKTQKEARQKLAQAVAAVDNKAYREPCKMTLGEWLDIWTDTYLEGVKPRTVKIYKDDIRLHIKPYLAAVKLEELDTHTVQKFFNTLLTSGKKVPKRDADGKAIQRGGETVYESAPLSPKTVKNVHGVLHGALRQVVVNRYIPLNPADGDFCKLPKIQRQEIKPLDETQIADFMQAIRDTPFEDAFLVTLFTGLRQGELLGLTWDCVAFGTGTLTINKQMQLHQEAGMSAYQLIPTKNSKTRTITAAPFVMERLRHRKMQQTKHQLMAGALWQKSDLVFTDDLGRHLTKPTLYRAFKRAAASIGRPDARFHDLRHSYAVAAIRSGDDIKTVQGNLGHATAAFTLDVYGHVTEQMKQASAARMEQFIKSVSGS, encoded by the coding sequence ATGCCGAGAAAATCAAATACCAGGGCCGCCCAGGGGGCTGGGAGCATCCGGCAGCGGGCAGACAGCACATGGGAGGCCCGCTTTGTGGCCGGTCATGATCCCGGCACCGGAAAACCCATCCGCAAATCCGTTTATGCAAAGACCCAAAAGGAGGCCCGGCAGAAGCTGGCGCAGGCTGTGGCGGCGGTGGACAATAAAGCCTATCGGGAGCCGTGCAAGATGACGCTGGGGGAGTGGCTGGACATTTGGACGGACACCTATTTGGAGGGCGTGAAGCCCCGCACCGTTAAAATTTACAAGGATGACATACGGCTGCATATCAAGCCATATCTTGCGGCGGTCAAGCTGGAGGAGCTGGACACCCACACGGTGCAGAAGTTTTTCAATACCCTACTTACCAGCGGCAAGAAGGTGCCGAAGAGGGACGCAGACGGCAAGGCCATCCAAAGGGGAGGGGAGACGGTCTACGAATCCGCGCCGCTGTCCCCTAAGACCGTGAAGAATGTCCACGGCGTTCTGCATGGGGCGCTGCGGCAGGTGGTCGTAAATCGTTATATACCGTTGAATCCGGCGGATGGTGATTTTTGCAAGCTGCCCAAGATCCAGCGCCAGGAGATCAAGCCCCTGGACGAAACGCAAATAGCTGACTTCATGCAGGCAATCCGGGACACCCCGTTTGAAGATGCTTTCCTTGTGACCCTGTTCACCGGCCTGCGGCAAGGGGAATTGCTGGGCCTAACCTGGGACTGCGTGGCCTTTGGCACCGGCACCTTGACCATCAACAAGCAAATGCAGCTGCACCAGGAGGCGGGGATGTCCGCCTATCAACTGATCCCCACAAAAAACAGTAAGACCCGCACCATCACCGCAGCCCCATTCGTTATGGAACGGCTGAGGCATCGGAAAATGCAGCAGACAAAACACCAGCTTATGGCCGGGGCGCTATGGCAGAAAAGCGACCTTGTATTTACGGATGACCTGGGGCGGCATTTGACAAAGCCCACCCTTTACAGGGCATTCAAGCGGGCCGCCGCGTCCATCGGCAGGCCGGACGCTCGCTTTCACGATCTCCGCCATAGTTATGCCGTCGCCGCCATCCGTTCCGGAGATGACATCAAGACCGTGCAGGGCAATCTCGGACACGCCACCGCCGCCTTTACCCTGGATGTTTACGGCCATGTGACCGAGCAAATGAAGCAGGCCAGCGCCGCCCGAATGGAGCAGTTTATAAAGAGCGTTTCCGGCTCCTAA
- a CDS encoding helix-turn-helix domain-containing protein: protein MENIALRRLARANGVPLWKIAAQIGVSEPTITRWMRFPLSEDKRARIEQAISILSQEVE, encoded by the coding sequence ATGGAGAACATTGCATTGCGGAGGCTGGCGCGGGCAAACGGTGTACCCCTGTGGAAAATTGCAGCCCAAATTGGCGTTAGCGAGCCCACAATCACACGCTGGATGCGCTTCCCCTTGTCGGAAGACAAGCGGGCGAGAATTGAGCAGGCTATCTCTATTCTCAGCCAGGAGGTGGAATAA
- a CDS encoding helix-turn-helix transcriptional regulator, translated as MGSTAPIAVSMAEAAQLLGVSRPTVYTWAKMDGFPVVKLGGCTRVLVDDLKIWVRERGA; from the coding sequence ATGGGCTCAACGGCTCCCATTGCGGTCTCGATGGCCGAGGCTGCCCAGCTCTTGGGTGTCAGCCGGCCGACGGTCTATACCTGGGCGAAGATGGATGGGTTTCCCGTGGTTAAATTAGGCGGGTGTACCAGAGTGTTGGTGGACGACTTAAAAATTTGGGTGCGGGAACGAGGGGCATAA
- a CDS encoding replicative DNA helicase, whose protein sequence is MHRDVTELEYALCGAVLKDTRRVLRVVRPLLSAEDFSIDPCAALYAAAVQAQDKGQGFDEALAITALTDQMEYEAAGSFVALCMDSAPTTANAEVHAKLLHKAAVDRELRRAVENILADPNREDTAEALTAVCKAALERKIDAHPADLSSILTGYLNGLTAPQTRLHTGFNDLDALLMGLGAGELLLVGARPAVGKSAFSLSLAEAAAKHGTVLLYSLEMSADEVAERLQVRHTDHVTLSDLVNGQTQSEALWQELADAASELSALPIRICDAPNMTVSRIRAQAMAQEDLSCIIVDYVGLLRPDRRNDNRNLELGQISRDLKNLAAELRVPVIALAQLNRGRDETEQPTLRDLRDSGELEQTANKILFLWKVDAGRSIIGCSVAKNRRGKTGAVQLRFEGAHMRFWPMCNGEYVEPCPARSAAYDRVMGRVL, encoded by the coding sequence ATGCATCGTGATGTAACAGAACTCGAATACGCACTCTGCGGTGCTGTGCTGAAGGACACCCGGCGGGTACTGCGTGTGGTGCGTCCCTTGCTCTCCGCCGAGGACTTCAGCATTGATCCTTGCGCTGCCTTGTACGCCGCCGCAGTCCAGGCGCAGGACAAGGGGCAGGGCTTTGACGAGGCGCTGGCCATCACAGCCTTGACCGATCAGATGGAGTACGAAGCCGCCGGGAGCTTTGTCGCTCTCTGCATGGATAGCGCCCCCACCACGGCCAATGCCGAGGTCCACGCAAAGCTGCTGCACAAGGCCGCCGTTGATCGAGAGCTGCGGCGGGCAGTGGAAAACATTCTTGCTGACCCCAACCGAGAGGACACCGCCGAAGCCCTCACCGCCGTCTGCAAGGCCGCCCTAGAGCGCAAGATAGATGCCCATCCGGCGGACTTATCCAGCATTCTGACAGGTTACTTGAACGGTCTGACAGCACCGCAAACACGGCTACATACGGGCTTCAATGATTTGGATGCGCTGCTTATGGGCTTGGGTGCCGGGGAGCTGTTACTGGTGGGCGCACGCCCAGCCGTGGGCAAGAGCGCATTTTCCCTATCACTGGCGGAGGCCGCCGCGAAGCATGGCACGGTGCTGCTGTATTCCCTGGAGATGTCCGCCGACGAGGTAGCCGAGCGGCTGCAAGTGCGGCACACGGACCATGTCACGCTGTCCGACCTGGTAAACGGGCAGACGCAAAGTGAGGCCCTTTGGCAGGAGCTGGCTGACGCCGCCTCCGAGCTGTCCGCCCTCCCTATCCGCATTTGTGACGCGCCGAATATGACGGTTTCTCGCATTCGGGCCCAAGCTATGGCCCAGGAAGATTTGTCTTGTATCATAGTCGACTATGTGGGCCTGTTGAGACCCGACCGCCGGAATGACAACCGCAACCTTGAGTTGGGTCAAATTTCACGAGACTTGAAGAACTTGGCCGCCGAGCTGCGGGTGCCGGTGATCGCATTGGCGCAACTGAACCGAGGCAGGGATGAGACCGAGCAGCCCACCCTTCGGGACTTGCGGGACTCCGGCGAATTAGAGCAAACTGCCAATAAGATCCTATTCCTTTGGAAAGTCGACGCCGGGAGGAGCATCATCGGCTGCAGCGTCGCCAAGAACCGACGGGGCAAGACCGGCGCGGTGCAGTTGCGATTTGAAGGGGCACACATGCGATTTTGGCCTATGTGCAATGGCGAGTATGTGGAGCCTTGCCCCGCACGTTCCGCCGCCTATGATCGAGTCATGGGCAGGGTTCTATAA
- a CDS encoding ABC transporter ATP-binding protein, which produces MKPILNIENLTKIYGNVPSQTKALNGITFQVMPGEFLGIMGSSGSGKSTLLNCIATVIQPTGGSIQVEGDTLQSLKGKALAEYRGKKVGYLFQNFELLDNLTGRENILLPTSLHGVSEAESSQRLKQLADYLEITDVLDKFPSKMSGGQRQRVAAARALILHPQMILADEPTGALDSKNARSLMEKLSGLNRDEQATILMVTHDSNAASFCKRILFIQDGVIFHELRRGDESQQEFYGRILKVMAQLGGGSANVL; this is translated from the coding sequence ATGAAACCCATTTTGAATATTGAAAATTTAACAAAAATCTATGGCAATGTGCCAAGTCAAACAAAGGCACTGAATGGGATCACCTTCCAGGTGATGCCGGGAGAGTTTCTCGGCATTATGGGAAGCAGCGGTTCCGGTAAATCCACACTGCTCAATTGTATTGCGACTGTGATTCAACCCACAGGTGGAAGCATTCAGGTGGAAGGCGATACTCTGCAATCCCTCAAGGGAAAGGCTCTTGCAGAGTACCGTGGCAAAAAAGTTGGTTATCTATTCCAGAACTTTGAATTGCTGGACAACCTGACTGGCAGGGAAAACATCCTGCTCCCGACTTCCTTGCATGGGGTATCCGAAGCAGAAAGCAGCCAGCGGCTGAAGCAGTTGGCTGACTATCTGGAAATCACTGATGTTCTGGATAAGTTTCCGTCCAAGATGTCCGGCGGCCAGCGTCAGCGTGTTGCGGCAGCAAGGGCTCTGATCTTACATCCCCAAATGATCCTTGCCGATGAACCGACGGGTGCGCTGGATTCTAAGAACGCAAGAAGTCTTATGGAGAAGCTGTCCGGCCTGAATCGTGACGAACAAGCTACGATCCTGATGGTAACCCATGATTCCAATGCCGCCAGCTTTTGCAAGCGCATTCTGTTCATCCAGGACGGCGTGATCTTTCATGAGCTTCGGCGTGGAGACGAAAGCCAGCAGGAGTTCTACGGGCGCATCCTGAAGGTGATGGCGCAACTGGGAGGGGGCAGCGCAAATGTTCTCTAA
- a CDS encoding phage tail protein yields MQLQTNTDGAVVISVKCDTKDAGKELERLQKKLKKAEDAYSDKTSRRDAAKAALDSKRQELAETERTMQRLRDETKSLESSLNPYTSTENLGPEEFIRRSEVLSQCKAQIAEMEELQKKQSKEAETLDKKYRDIEQSTKKAAENLAQVKKEAGAAVSKLRGTSVLEKASVYAQKLGASIKNIAKRALVFSVIAAAFRKLKDLMSAAVKQNDEASAAFGRLRGALLTLAQPVIEVILPVFTALANIIAKIINVAARLISALFGKSFSQMSKNAAGLYEQSEAIDSVGKSAKNANKYLAPFDELTVMSGADSADSAGGGGSITPSFDGMESASPLLDVLSGKLQTIGTIVGDIFTDVKGLFEKLLSGDLGGVLDQVVKIDGHIRELISEMVLFVGEAVGGIIDWVIEKFNLAGTPIGDALTAIKNMVMDEATFISALLMGDFEQLSKSLSSFLANAQDMLFSLIDGAKGIIDKFMTWLDKKTGGKFHGIIEFIKTEFSWLFSFVRDLAGAAFATLKEILGGIIDFIAGVFTGDWERAWNGIKRVFTGIATAIAGVFASVLNVIIRAINWIIAQINKIDISVPDWVPFIGGKGINPNIKPLKEFQIPRLARGAVLPANREFLAVLGDQKHGTNIEAPADLIRQIVREEVGKTSGGDTHVTIVLDSVDGKKLFDTIVRENNSVIRATGASPLKV; encoded by the coding sequence ATGCAGCTACAAACTAACACGGACGGAGCGGTTGTAATTTCCGTAAAGTGTGACACAAAAGATGCCGGCAAAGAGCTGGAAAGACTACAAAAGAAGCTTAAAAAAGCGGAGGATGCCTATTCCGACAAAACATCCCGGCGGGACGCGGCAAAAGCCGCGCTGGACAGCAAGCGGCAGGAGCTGGCAGAAACGGAGCGCACGATGCAGCGGCTTCGGGACGAGACAAAGAGCCTCGAAAGCTCGCTGAACCCATATACATCCACGGAAAATCTTGGCCCGGAGGAGTTCATCCGGCGCAGTGAGGTGCTGTCACAGTGCAAGGCACAGATCGCGGAAATGGAGGAGCTGCAGAAAAAGCAGAGCAAAGAGGCGGAAACCCTGGATAAAAAATATAGGGATATTGAGCAATCCACGAAGAAAGCCGCCGAAAACCTTGCGCAGGTGAAAAAGGAGGCGGGCGCCGCTGTTTCAAAGCTACGCGGGACAAGCGTTTTGGAGAAAGCGTCCGTTTATGCCCAAAAGCTGGGCGCAAGCATAAAGAACATCGCAAAGCGTGCCCTTGTGTTCTCGGTGATTGCGGCAGCTTTCCGAAAGCTGAAGGATCTTATGAGTGCGGCTGTGAAGCAGAACGACGAAGCGTCGGCGGCCTTTGGGCGGCTGCGCGGTGCGCTGCTCACCCTCGCCCAGCCCGTTATCGAGGTCATCCTCCCGGTATTTACGGCACTTGCAAATATTATTGCGAAGATCATCAATGTGGCGGCAAGGCTCATTTCTGCGCTTTTTGGCAAGTCCTTTTCCCAGATGAGCAAAAACGCGGCGGGGCTGTATGAGCAGTCGGAGGCCATCGATTCCGTCGGGAAGTCCGCAAAGAACGCAAACAAATATCTTGCCCCGTTTGACGAGCTAACGGTTATGAGCGGCGCGGACAGCGCGGACAGCGCGGGCGGCGGAGGTTCGATTACTCCGAGCTTTGACGGCATGGAAAGTGCTTCGCCGCTGCTGGATGTGCTGTCGGGCAAGCTGCAAACCATCGGCACCATTGTGGGGGATATATTTACAGATGTGAAGGGACTGTTTGAAAAGCTCCTGTCGGGCGATTTGGGCGGCGTCCTGGATCAGGTGGTGAAGATCGACGGCCACATCCGGGAGCTTATCTCCGAGATGGTGCTTTTCGTGGGCGAAGCGGTAGGCGGCATCATCGATTGGGTGATTGAGAAATTCAATCTTGCCGGAACACCTATCGGGGATGCTCTAACGGCGATCAAGAACATGGTCATGGACGAAGCAACATTCATTTCCGCGCTGCTCATGGGAGATTTCGAGCAGCTAAGCAAGTCCCTGTCCTCGTTCCTGGCAAATGCGCAGGATATGCTCTTTTCGCTGATTGACGGGGCGAAGGGGATCATAGACAAGTTTATGACATGGCTGGACAAAAAAACCGGCGGCAAGTTCCACGGGATCATTGAGTTTATCAAAACAGAATTTAGCTGGCTCTTCAGCTTTGTGAGGGATTTAGCCGGAGCAGCCTTTGCGACCCTTAAAGAGATTTTGGGCGGGATCATCGATTTTATCGCGGGCGTTTTTACAGGCGATTGGGAACGGGCATGGAACGGCATCAAGCGAGTGTTTACCGGCATTGCGACAGCCATCGCCGGGGTTTTCGCCAGTGTGCTGAATGTCATCATCCGCGCCATAAACTGGATCATTGCCCAAATCAACAAAATCGACATATCGGTTCCCGATTGGGTGCCGTTCATAGGCGGGAAAGGGATCAATCCCAACATTAAGCCGCTGAAGGAGTTCCAGATTCCCCGCCTTGCGCGAGGTGCAGTCCTCCCCGCAAACCGCGAGTTTTTGGCGGTGCTGGGCGATCAGAAGCATGGCACGAACATCGAAGCTCCCGCAGATTTGATCCGGCAAATCGTCCGGGAGGAAGTCGGAAAAACTTCCGGCGGTGACACTCATGTAACAATCGTGCTTGACAGCGTGGACGGAAAGAAGCTGTTCGACACTATCGTGAGGGAGAATAACTCTGTAATTCGCGCAACGGGCGCAAGCCCGCTGAAGGTATAA
- a CDS encoding sensor histidine kinase: MKQLWHMIERYYPWLLLLLGVDCFCAVILWISDIQVFQTLIGLVVLTSILLFSAILFVLNKRENTHMELFRDFLSDPTICNEERLLSAISQKEGESVRFLASVLREYKNESNNMADALRDYEEYVEGWAHEAKTPLSLLTMLLDNRNDEISPSLQAKLDYVRSQLQEDVTQMLYYARLKSSTKDYRFEDVNLNDCLGEVLEDYAPLLEEKHFVILNKLQSETVYTDRRGLQFMLGQIVSNAIKYSSDSPMLTISVIHSETADILSVEDNGIGVKKYNLPYIFQKGFTGDSTDSRKKATGMGLYLVKKMADDLNLHLEAASQWGKSFKIVIFFPKLRSNGGK, encoded by the coding sequence ATGAAGCAGCTTTGGCACATGATAGAACGGTACTACCCCTGGCTTCTGTTGCTGCTGGGCGTGGATTGCTTTTGCGCTGTCATTCTTTGGATTTCTGACATTCAGGTATTTCAAACCTTGATCGGGTTAGTAGTTCTGACGAGCATCCTTTTGTTTTCAGCGATTCTGTTTGTACTAAACAAGAGGGAGAACACCCACATGGAACTGTTCCGAGATTTCCTCAGTGATCCTACCATCTGCAATGAAGAACGGCTGCTCAGTGCCATTAGTCAGAAAGAAGGAGAATCTGTCCGATTTTTGGCTTCGGTTTTACGGGAATACAAAAACGAGAGTAACAATATGGCGGATGCCCTACGGGACTATGAAGAATACGTGGAGGGCTGGGCACATGAAGCGAAAACGCCCCTATCGTTGCTGACCATGCTCTTGGATAACCGGAACGATGAAATCTCTCCTTCCCTGCAAGCAAAGCTGGATTATGTCCGCAGTCAGCTTCAGGAGGATGTCACGCAGATGCTGTACTATGCCCGGTTGAAGAGCAGTACAAAGGATTACCGATTTGAGGATGTCAATTTGAATGACTGCTTGGGTGAAGTTCTGGAGGACTATGCCCCACTTCTTGAAGAGAAGCATTTTGTCATTCTCAACAAACTGCAATCTGAAACAGTCTATACAGACCGTAGAGGACTTCAGTTTATGTTGGGACAAATCGTTAGCAATGCCATCAAATATAGCAGCGATAGTCCCATGCTTACAATTTCCGTGATACATTCGGAGACTGCAGATATCCTTTCTGTTGAAGATAACGGCATTGGCGTAAAAAAATATAATCTGCCGTACATTTTTCAAAAGGGCTTTACCGGGGATTCTACTGACAGCAGAAAGAAGGCTACCGGTATGGGACTTTACCTGGTTAAGAAGATGGCCGACGATCTAAATCTTCATCTGGAAGCAGCTTCCCAGTGGGGAAAGAGCTTCAAGATTGTCATCTTCTTTCCTAAATTGAGATCCAACGGAGGGAAATAA
- a CDS encoding response regulator transcription factor, translated as MKRIAVVEDEVYMREELCDMLQKDGYLVEAITEFEDAARLLAALRPDLVILDLNLPEISGFQICQELKNKTAIPVLVLTSRDQVKDELQAFQLGADEYLTKPCRKDRLLARVSNILKRYEGRTNLIEGPDFLLDQQTYTLYIHNTSVVLPKNQGKLLVALLSGGDALVTTEQLCMALWGTTEYIDENALQVNLTRLKKTMSALEMKQRIVAVRGMGYRLEAEVSL; from the coding sequence ATGAAAAGAATTGCTGTTGTGGAAGATGAAGTCTATATGCGGGAAGAACTCTGCGATATGCTCCAAAAGGACGGCTATCTTGTGGAGGCAATTACCGAGTTTGAAGATGCCGCTCGGCTCTTGGCAGCCCTCCGCCCTGACCTTGTGATCTTAGACCTGAACTTGCCGGAGATCAGTGGCTTTCAAATCTGCCAGGAGCTAAAGAATAAAACTGCTATCCCCGTCCTGGTGCTGACTTCCAGAGATCAGGTAAAGGATGAACTGCAAGCGTTCCAGTTGGGTGCCGATGAATATTTGACGAAGCCGTGCAGAAAAGATCGACTTCTTGCCAGGGTATCCAATATTCTCAAAAGGTATGAAGGCCGTACCAATCTCATAGAGGGACCAGATTTCCTGTTAGACCAGCAGACCTACACGCTTTATATTCATAATACCTCTGTGGTGCTTCCAAAAAATCAGGGAAAACTGTTGGTCGCTCTTTTGTCCGGCGGCGATGCTCTGGTCACGACGGAGCAGCTTTGCATGGCACTATGGGGAACCACGGAATACATAGATGAAAATGCCTTGCAGGTTAACCTAACCCGGCTGAAAAAAACGATGTCCGCCCTTGAAATGAAGCAGCGAATCGTTGCAGTTCGAGGAATGGGCTACCGTTTGGAAGCGGAGGTGTCTCTATGA
- a CDS encoding DUF6061 family protein: MKTLISCAYNMDNCCVEVKFSDGSMIAIDTIVVENEIADNMYQRSELDYLIYNAPLEYADLILNGDPETYLKTVTEYKPWDS; encoded by the coding sequence ATGAAAACCTTAATATCTTGTGCCTACAATATGGATAATTGCTGTGTGGAAGTGAAATTCAGCGACGGCAGTATGATTGCGATTGACACTATCGTCGTTGAGAACGAGATTGCTGACAATATGTATCAGCGGTCAGAGCTGGATTATTTGATCTACAACGCTCCTTTGGAGTATGCAGACCTTATCTTGAACGGCGATCCCGAAACCTATTTGAAAACTGTAACAGAATACAAGCCTTGGGATAGCTGA